From Nitrospirae bacterium YQR-1, a single genomic window includes:
- a CDS encoding response regulator, with amino-acid sequence MFNHDNDSFFYQDGNLGNLSETAEKWKVVIADDEPEVHTMTRLALNNFVYEGKSLEFLSAYSGGEAKKLIAENPDTAVILLDVVMEDDHSGLYATKYIREELKNNHVRIILRTGQPGQAPKHDVIINYDINDYIEKTELTIDKFNIVMILSLRTYRDILTIENTKRDLEKAIIEKEASRAANIAKTEFLANMSHEIRTPMNAIIGLTELVLDTELQRQQREYIETVLNSANTLLGLINSILDLSKIEAGKLELEETDFDLRELVENMCEPLSIQAHKKGLELSSHIKPGVPLKLKGDPARLGQILLNLVGNAMKFTTTGEILVEVEKQPDSTDDKSVMLHFSVSDTGIGIPVSKFNQIFESFSQADSSTTRKYGGTGLGLTITKQLVTLMGGKIWIQSTEGKGSKFHFTACFALIADENTSVMSNFNNMKVLIACNYSSCRNIIKDILTDSGNEISEAIGAEETLKKLEAAKASGSPYDIIFVDVRLSGTGGFKMAEKIKADSGIPSSIVMMLNSNQRAGDLERCTETGASSYIIKPIKYKDIINTVTRVLSSKQSGKTEAEQVQIALPASIEAVDSSLRILLVEDNQTNRVVAKGILKKNGFIITEAVDGQKAVELASEVMFDLILMDVQMPVMDGFEATKIIRASETTRKIPIIAMTAHALKGDRERCIEAGMDDYITKPIRAAELIQIIKKYTGEH; translated from the coding sequence ATGTTTAACCATGATAACGACAGTTTTTTCTATCAGGATGGGAATTTAGGCAATCTGTCAGAGACTGCTGAAAAGTGGAAGGTAGTGATAGCAGATGATGAGCCCGAAGTGCACACGATGACGAGATTAGCATTGAATAATTTTGTCTATGAAGGCAAGTCTCTGGAATTTTTAAGCGCTTACTCCGGAGGCGAGGCAAAAAAGCTAATTGCTGAAAACCCTGATACTGCGGTTATTCTTTTGGACGTTGTGATGGAGGACGACCATTCCGGACTTTATGCTACAAAATACATCAGAGAAGAGCTGAAAAACAATCATGTACGGATCATTCTAAGGACAGGCCAACCAGGGCAGGCTCCAAAACATGATGTTATAATTAATTACGATATCAATGATTACATAGAAAAAACCGAATTGACAATAGACAAATTTAATATTGTGATGATTTTATCCTTAAGGACATACAGAGACATATTAACAATTGAGAACACTAAAAGAGACCTTGAGAAGGCAATCATAGAAAAAGAGGCTTCAAGGGCTGCAAACATTGCCAAGACTGAATTTTTAGCCAACATGAGCCATGAAATCCGCACCCCTATGAATGCCATTATTGGATTGACTGAGCTTGTTCTTGATACAGAGCTACAACGGCAGCAGAGGGAATACATCGAAACTGTGCTTAATTCAGCCAATACTCTTTTAGGTCTTATAAACAGCATACTGGACCTTTCAAAAATTGAGGCCGGGAAACTTGAGCTTGAGGAGACCGATTTTGACTTGCGTGAGTTAGTGGAAAACATGTGTGAACCACTTTCGATTCAGGCACACAAAAAGGGCCTGGAACTCTCAAGCCATATAAAGCCCGGAGTACCTTTAAAATTAAAAGGTGATCCGGCACGCCTTGGGCAGATACTTCTTAACTTAGTGGGCAATGCGATGAAATTTACCACAACAGGGGAAATATTGGTAGAAGTTGAAAAACAGCCCGACAGTACTGATGATAAATCCGTCATGTTACATTTTTCCGTAAGCGATACCGGTATAGGAATACCTGTTTCAAAGTTTAACCAAATATTTGAGAGCTTTTCTCAGGCAGACAGCTCAACAACAAGGAAATATGGAGGGACTGGTCTGGGGCTTACTATAACGAAACAATTGGTAACACTGATGGGCGGCAAGATATGGATACAGAGTACTGAGGGTAAAGGAAGCAAGTTTCATTTCACGGCATGTTTTGCGCTAATCGCCGATGAAAATACATCTGTGATGAGTAATTTTAATAACATGAAGGTACTGATAGCCTGTAATTATTCCAGTTGCCGCAACATAATAAAGGACATTCTTACTGACTCAGGTAATGAGATAAGTGAGGCAATCGGGGCGGAAGAAACACTTAAGAAACTGGAGGCTGCAAAGGCATCCGGCAGCCCGTATGATATTATCTTTGTGGACGTCCGTCTCTCAGGTACAGGCGGCTTTAAAATGGCTGAGAAGATAAAAGCCGACTCCGGTATCCCGTCATCAATCGTTATGATGTTAAACTCAAACCAGAGAGCGGGGGATTTGGAGAGATGCACAGAGACCGGGGCATCTTCCTATATAATTAAACCGATAAAGTATAAGGATATAATAAACACCGTTACCAGGGTACTTTCTTCTAAACAATCGGGCAAAACAGAGGCAGAGCAGGTGCAAATAGCTTTACCGGCGTCTATTGAAGCTGTGGATTCCTCTTTGCGAATCCTGTTGGTTGAGGATAATCAGACAAACCGGGTGGTAGCCAAAGGAATATTGAAAAAAAATGGGTTTATTATAACTGAGGCAGTGGACGGACAAAAGGCTGTTGAACTTGCTTCAGAGGTAATGTTTGATTTGATTTTGATGGACGTGCAAATGCCGGTGATGGATGGCTTTGAGGCGACAAAAATAATAAGGGCCTCGGAAACCACCCGCAAAATTCCAATTATTGCAATGACTGCACATGCGTTAAAAGGAGACAGGGAGCGTTGCATAGAGGCAGGAATGGACGACTACATAACAAAACCTATCAGAGCTGCAGAATTGATTCAAATCATTAAGAAATATACCGGAGAGCACTAA
- a CDS encoding universal stress protein produces MESDKYRMHLMGDLKSIILATDGSDYSKGAIAEAISFARACQTRLTVLRVFEFNPELETEGMKYVEKMEEEAGRHFEAVRDLAAEENVECDIVVRRSVQPYESIIDEAKKRKADVIIMGRRGRTGLKLMIMGSQTAKTIAYSPCKVLVVPKDTEIKGENIMLATDGSKYSIAAESEAINMAASCPFVKHFLAVAVAKNKEGLHDVEKNLDRVKENAAKRGIAVETLILTGEPYKAIVNASMESGADLVIMGSHGRTGLDRLLMGSVAERVVSLAQCSVLISKV; encoded by the coding sequence ATGGAAAGTGACAAGTACAGAATGCACTTGATGGGGGACTTAAAGTCCATCATTTTGGCAACCGATGGTTCAGATTACAGTAAAGGCGCCATAGCCGAGGCAATTAGTTTTGCACGTGCATGTCAGACAAGACTGACAGTACTGAGGGTTTTTGAGTTTAACCCTGAGTTGGAAACAGAAGGCATGAAGTATGTTGAGAAGATGGAAGAGGAAGCCGGCAGACACTTTGAGGCTGTCAGGGATTTAGCCGCAGAGGAAAACGTTGAGTGCGATATAGTGGTAAGGAGGTCAGTTCAGCCCTATGAGTCTATAATAGATGAGGCAAAGAAGAGAAAAGCTGACGTCATAATAATGGGAAGGCGCGGCAGGACCGGCCTTAAACTGATGATTATGGGGAGTCAGACGGCTAAAACCATAGCCTACTCTCCGTGCAAGGTTCTTGTAGTACCCAAAGATACAGAGATAAAAGGTGAGAACATTATGCTTGCCACAGACGGTTCAAAATACAGCATAGCTGCTGAAAGTGAGGCCATCAACATGGCGGCCAGTTGTCCGTTTGTGAAACATTTTCTGGCAGTTGCAGTTGCAAAAAACAAAGAGGGATTGCATGATGTCGAGAAAAATCTGGACAGAGTAAAAGAAAATGCTGCCAAACGAGGTATTGCCGTTGAAACACTTATTCTTACCGGCGAACCATATAAGGCTATTGTGAACGCTTCAATGGAGTCAGGCGCTGATTTGGTTATCATGGGTTCACATGGTAGAACCGGCCTTGACAGGCTGCTTATGGGCAGTGTTGCCGAACGGGTTGTATCACTTGCACAGTGCTCTGTGCTTATCTCTAAAGTGTAG
- a CDS encoding sulfite exporter TauE/SafE family protein: MPDLRKYLLVTMVILVVLSVCNGVFASSGVEEPVKQAANVPWWVWPLSLFVLTFVLGIVAVLGGVGGGVLFVPIVGGFFPFHLDFVRGSGLLVALAGALAAGPGLLKKGMADLRLALPVGLIASTCAVVGAMIGLALPTNVVQISLGVTILGIVIIIMKAKKSEFPEVKEADPLSTALRITGVYHEVSTGQQINWKIHRTLKGFFLFIIIGVMAGMFGLGAGWANVPTLNLLMGAPLKVAVSSSKFLLSITDTSAAWIYINNGAVLPMIVVPSIIGIMLGSMVGVKILAKTKPSAVRYVVITMLLFAGLRALLKGLGIWN, encoded by the coding sequence ATGCCGGATTTGAGAAAGTATTTGTTGGTAACTATGGTGATTTTAGTAGTGCTAAGTGTATGTAACGGCGTGTTTGCATCGTCAGGAGTAGAGGAGCCGGTGAAACAGGCTGCAAATGTACCATGGTGGGTGTGGCCGCTTTCCCTTTTTGTATTAACCTTTGTACTAGGCATTGTAGCAGTGCTTGGCGGTGTTGGAGGTGGAGTGCTTTTCGTTCCGATAGTGGGAGGTTTTTTCCCATTTCATCTTGACTTTGTAAGAGGGTCAGGATTATTGGTGGCTTTAGCGGGAGCATTGGCGGCAGGCCCTGGGCTTCTGAAAAAAGGTATGGCTGATTTACGTCTTGCGCTTCCGGTAGGGCTAATCGCCTCAACCTGTGCTGTAGTCGGCGCTATGATTGGTCTTGCTCTGCCCACTAATGTTGTTCAGATATCTCTTGGCGTAACAATACTTGGTATAGTAATCATTATTATGAAGGCTAAGAAGTCGGAGTTCCCTGAAGTTAAAGAAGCCGACCCACTTTCCACAGCACTTAGAATAACCGGCGTATATCATGAGGTATCTACAGGACAACAGATTAACTGGAAAATCCACAGAACTCTTAAGGGATTCTTCCTATTTATAATAATAGGAGTAATGGCCGGCATGTTTGGCCTTGGCGCAGGGTGGGCAAATGTGCCGACTTTGAATCTTCTTATGGGAGCGCCTCTTAAAGTGGCCGTTTCATCATCTAAATTTTTACTTTCCATAACTGATACGTCTGCCGCCTGGATATACATAAATAACGGCGCAGTGTTGCCTATGATAGTGGTACCATCAATTATAGGTATAATGCTGGGCTCAATGGTAGGTGTTAAGATATTGGCAAAGACCAAACCGTCCGCCGTCAGATATGTTGTTATCACGATGCTTCTTTTTGCGGGTTTAAGGGCGCTTTTAAAAGGCCTTGGCATATGGAATTAA
- a CDS encoding universal stress protein, which produces MFKSNIHNNVVNASMESDADLVIIGSHGRTGIEKLLMGSVAERVVALAPCSVLVVKTAM; this is translated from the coding sequence GTGTTTAAATCGAACATTCATAATAATGTGGTTAACGCCTCCATGGAATCAGACGCAGACTTGGTAATAATAGGCTCACACGGTAGAACCGGTATAGAGAAACTCCTAATGGGAAGTGTGGCGGAACGCGTTGTAGCACTTGCCCCTTGTTCGGTTCTTGTTGTTAAAACAGCTATGTAG
- a CDS encoding PAS domain S-box protein → MKITNSTRILLSCLIPFLALVIQWSLWPFIKPFVWFLFFPSVFFSARIGGLWGGLASTFLSTAMVWFFFISPQLSWRIENKENLYSIGLFLIMGYLFSDSQRRLNKANRMLEEALVETRSAKDEIMKLYEQTRELDKLKSNFFANVSHELRTPLTLILGPIHAIAENNELPENLRQRLEVVERNARFLYRHVSDLLDVAKLEAQKMILQYSETDLAHLARVIASQFEVLAQSRNISFSTQVPETIFAHADAEKVQRILLNLLSNAFKFTPDGGEIQLVVKVVDNQAVLSIEDNGIGIATDMREIIFERFRQIDGDATRTQGGTGLGLAIVKEFTELHGGTVAVGESSGGGALFVIRLPLKAPEGTAIISKPTMLDKEISTQAIEELRMAGEQSKNQISMVSNRPDAPLILVVEDNPDMSKYLVSLLSGHYHIATAFNGKDGLLKAQELQPDLILSDIMMPRMSGDKMVMELRGHPDTADIPILLLTAKLDDNLRLLMLKTGVKDYIVKPFSNEEIVIRVDRLASEQLKHRNRQAQLDAIVEASEDAIIVLSKEGIVISWNHEAQRILGYSSDEKIGTPIIDIFSSDQRKEYKQALSRIASGKIITHFETAFNTVDRRNILVSVFIFPVYDFRKRIIGTSIILRDITEKVKLQQRYETILSTSTDGFLIVDIEGKIIQINEAYCNMTGYTQQELLQMRVNDIDALESSDETKRRIIKIKETGGDRFETKQKCKDGNVIDVEVSVNFIKSDNIMFSFIRDITQRKQIEDEIKAVNFNLQKRIEEEVAKSRTKDRLMFEQSRQVSMSELLVNISHHWRQPLCAIGVSIQDIKDAYLHGELDEAYAAENVKNAMTELLKLSQTIDNFRSFYIHEKEQKEFNIADEINKAEMLISGYIKDRGIAIVKELDESLMMHGYPNEFAHVILNILTNATDKFEEKNITSGIIKIKLNKNATGRVILSISDNGGEIPEYIMYKLFQPYFTTKDKSQRTGMGLYMAKMIIEKNMKGAIIARNIDHGCEFRIEM, encoded by the coding sequence ATGAAAATAACTAATTCTACGAGAATATTGCTTTCCTGTTTGATTCCATTTTTAGCCCTTGTAATACAGTGGTCTTTATGGCCGTTTATCAAGCCTTTTGTATGGTTTCTTTTTTTCCCATCTGTTTTTTTCAGCGCCCGTATAGGTGGTTTGTGGGGCGGGCTTGCCAGTACTTTTCTTTCCACCGCAATGGTCTGGTTTTTTTTCATCTCCCCTCAGTTATCATGGCGTATTGAAAACAAAGAAAACCTTTACTCAATAGGATTATTTTTGATTATGGGATATCTGTTTAGCGATTCACAGCGACGGTTGAATAAAGCTAACCGAATGTTGGAAGAGGCCCTTGTAGAAACTAGATCCGCCAAAGACGAAATCATGAAGCTTTACGAGCAGACTCGTGAACTTGATAAACTCAAGTCTAATTTTTTTGCCAATGTAAGCCATGAATTACGGACTCCGCTTACGTTAATCCTCGGTCCTATCCATGCTATTGCTGAAAATAATGAATTACCTGAAAATTTAAGACAAAGATTAGAAGTCGTGGAGCGTAACGCCCGTTTTCTTTATCGCCATGTTAGTGATTTACTTGACGTCGCCAAGTTAGAAGCACAAAAGATGATTCTTCAGTACTCTGAGACAGACCTTGCACATTTGGCAAGGGTGATAGCTTCACAATTTGAGGTATTAGCCCAGAGCCGGAACATCAGTTTTTCTACACAAGTTCCTGAAACGATTTTTGCCCATGCAGACGCAGAGAAGGTACAGCGCATTTTGCTGAATTTGCTCTCCAATGCCTTCAAATTTACTCCGGATGGGGGTGAAATCCAACTCGTTGTAAAAGTAGTTGACAATCAGGCAGTGTTAAGTATAGAGGACAACGGTATAGGCATTGCAACGGATATGCGCGAAATAATTTTTGAGAGGTTTCGTCAAATAGATGGTGATGCTACACGCACCCAGGGAGGTACTGGTCTGGGTTTAGCCATTGTTAAAGAATTTACAGAATTACATGGGGGTACGGTTGCAGTTGGTGAATCTTCGGGCGGAGGAGCATTGTTTGTCATCAGACTTCCTCTGAAAGCTCCGGAAGGAACGGCTATCATCTCAAAACCCACCATGTTAGATAAGGAAATCAGCACACAAGCAATAGAGGAGCTACGGATGGCCGGAGAACAATCTAAAAACCAGATTTCGATGGTTTCCAACAGACCTGATGCACCATTAATTCTTGTGGTTGAGGACAATCCGGATATGAGCAAATACCTTGTATCATTGCTTTCAGGGCATTATCATATTGCCACTGCTTTCAATGGGAAGGATGGTTTACTTAAGGCTCAAGAACTCCAACCTGATTTAATACTCTCTGATATTATGATGCCCAGGATGAGCGGAGACAAGATGGTGATGGAGTTGCGTGGACATCCTGATACAGCTGATATCCCCATTTTATTACTTACTGCCAAACTCGACGACAATTTGCGGCTACTAATGCTAAAGACAGGGGTCAAAGATTACATAGTTAAACCCTTTTCTAATGAAGAAATTGTGATTCGTGTAGACAGGCTGGCGTCAGAGCAACTCAAGCATAGAAATAGACAGGCTCAACTGGATGCAATTGTTGAAGCATCAGAAGATGCTATAATTGTACTGTCCAAAGAGGGAATAGTCATTAGCTGGAACCATGAAGCCCAGAGGATTTTGGGTTATTCTTCCGATGAGAAAATAGGAACGCCTATAATAGATATTTTCTCATCTGACCAGCGAAAGGAATACAAACAGGCTTTATCCCGTATTGCTTCAGGCAAAATAATTACACACTTTGAAACAGCTTTTAATACTGTGGACAGAAGAAACATTTTGGTATCAGTATTTATTTTTCCTGTATATGATTTCCGTAAACGGATTATTGGAACTTCCATTATCTTGAGGGATATTACAGAAAAAGTAAAATTACAACAGCGATACGAAACAATTTTATCTACATCTACTGATGGTTTCTTGATAGTGGACATAGAAGGGAAAATAATACAAATAAATGAAGCATATTGTAATATGACAGGATATACACAGCAAGAGTTATTACAAATGAGAGTAAATGATATAGATGCATTAGAGTCTTCTGATGAAACCAAAAGACGCATAATAAAAATAAAAGAGACGGGAGGAGACAGATTTGAAACAAAACAAAAGTGCAAGGATGGCAATGTTATTGATGTTGAGGTAAGTGTTAATTTTATTAAAAGCGATAACATAATGTTTTCATTTATAAGAGACATAACACAACGTAAGCAAATTGAGGATGAAATAAAGGCTGTAAACTTTAACTTACAAAAAAGAATTGAGGAAGAGGTAGCTAAAAGCCGTACTAAGGACAGGCTGATGTTTGAACAATCCAGGCAGGTATCCATGAGTGAATTACTTGTAAATATATCGCACCACTGGAGACAACCACTGTGTGCAATTGGAGTTTCAATTCAGGACATAAAAGATGCATACCTGCATGGTGAATTAGATGAGGCATATGCCGCCGAAAATGTTAAAAATGCTATGACTGAACTTTTGAAATTGTCACAGACAATCGATAATTTTAGAAGTTTTTACATCCATGAAAAGGAACAAAAAGAATTTAATATAGCAGATGAGATAAACAAGGCTGAAATGCTTATCTCAGGGTACATCAAAGATAGGGGTATTGCTATTGTTAAAGAACTAGACGAGAGTTTGATGATGCATGGCTATCCGAATGAATTTGCCCATGTAATTTTAAATATTCTTACAAATGCTACGGATAAATTTGAAGAAAAAAATATAACGAGTGGAATTATCAAAATAAAGTTAAATAAGAATGCTACCGGCAGAGTAATATTATCCATTTCAGATAATGGTGGTGAAATCCCTGAATATATAATGTATAAGTTGTTTCAACCATACTTCACTACAAAAGATAAATCACAAAGAACTGGAATGGGATTGTATATGGCAAAGATGATAATAGAGAAAAATATGAAAGGCGCCATTATAGCAAGAAACATTGATCACGGGTGTGAGTTTAGGATTGAGATGTGA
- a CDS encoding response regulator, translated as METPSDTKVLLVDDEKEFVDALAMRLKLRKFNVSVAYNGLDAINSVEQLKPDIVVLDMKMPLMNGIEVLRRLKISMPTLPVIILSGYSNEADIKEAQAVGISDILGKPPEIAQLINSILKALGR; from the coding sequence TTGGAAACTCCATCAGATACAAAGGTGTTGTTGGTTGACGATGAAAAGGAGTTTGTGGATGCTTTAGCCATGAGATTAAAATTGAGAAAATTTAATGTTTCCGTTGCGTATAACGGTCTGGATGCTATTAATAGTGTAGAGCAACTAAAGCCTGATATAGTAGTGTTGGATATGAAAATGCCTCTGATGAATGGCATTGAGGTTTTACGGCGGCTTAAGATTTCTATGCCAACCCTGCCCGTGATAATACTTTCCGGTTATTCGAATGAGGCGGATATAAAGGAGGCACAGGCAGTGGGTATCTCAGACATTTTGGGTAAACCGCCTGAGATAGCACAATTGATAAACTCAATTCTGAAGGCTCTGGGGAGATGA
- a CDS encoding CBS domain-containing protein translates to MLKSRKIRDVMIGILELPHMPYWFNIKQSITLLVEMSANSKMLPPQVLLVFDELYNLVGIVGVKEILRGLEPGDLTTDKQITEQDQSLPPLPWDTMFDLNKDDEQAHKPVSDIMLPVRYFVDADEPLSKAAYLMAHNNLDVLPVIENKKKLIGIVRIAEVFDVLSNAVLKE, encoded by the coding sequence ATGTTGAAATCAAGGAAAATTCGTGATGTAATGATAGGTATTCTGGAATTACCACATATGCCATATTGGTTCAATATAAAACAATCAATCACTTTGCTGGTGGAGATGAGTGCAAACTCAAAAATGTTACCGCCGCAGGTTTTACTGGTTTTTGATGAACTGTATAATCTTGTCGGTATAGTGGGTGTGAAGGAGATTTTGAGAGGGCTTGAGCCCGGAGACTTGACTACAGATAAGCAGATTACAGAACAGGACCAATCGTTACCACCCTTGCCGTGGGACACTATGTTTGACCTTAATAAAGATGATGAGCAGGCCCACAAACCAGTTAGTGATATTATGCTTCCTGTCCGCTACTTTGTAGATGCGGACGAGCCCCTGAGTAAAGCTGCTTACCTGATGGCACACAACAACCTCGATGTATTGCCGGTTATTGAGAATAAGAAAAAACTAATAGGTATTGTCAGGATAGCCGAGGTTTTTGATGTATTATCAAATGCTGTATTAAAAGAGTAG
- a CDS encoding DNA alkylation repair protein, whose product MNIEKKTYEIIEKLKSLANPENVKGMARYGINPKNTLGVSIPALKAILKEVGKSHELALKLWDSEIHEARILAALMDNPKEVTEAQMERWVTDFDSWDVCDQVCSKLFDKTPFAYSKAEDWCKRQEEFVKRAGFVLIAALSVHDKKAEDNEFLNFFALIREASTDERNFVKKAVNWALRQIGKRNQTLRPEAIKLAHEIYNIGTKSSKWIARDALRELMD is encoded by the coding sequence ATGAATATTGAAAAAAAGACATACGAAATTATTGAAAAACTGAAATCCCTTGCAAACCCTGAAAATGTAAAGGGTATGGCACGGTATGGAATAAACCCTAAAAACACCCTTGGTGTAAGTATTCCTGCTCTTAAGGCAATCCTAAAAGAGGTTGGTAAATCCCACGAGCTGGCATTGAAACTCTGGGACAGCGAAATCCACGAGGCAAGGATTCTTGCAGCACTGATGGATAACCCCAAAGAGGTGACTGAGGCGCAGATGGAACGCTGGGTTACGGACTTTGACTCATGGGACGTCTGTGATCAGGTTTGCAGTAAGCTATTTGATAAAACCCCTTTTGCTTACTCTAAAGCTGAAGACTGGTGCAAACGGCAGGAGGAATTTGTAAAACGGGCTGGATTTGTTCTAATAGCCGCCCTGAGCGTTCATGACAAAAAAGCTGAAGACAACGAATTTCTTAACTTTTTTGCCTTAATCAGAGAGGCTTCCACAGATGAGCGTAATTTTGTTAAAAAAGCCGTCAACTGGGCACTAAGACAAATCGGAAAAAGAAACCAAACTCTGAGGCCGGAAGCCATAAAACTGGCACATGAGATTTATAACATCGGAACAAAATCGTCAAAATGGATAGCACGTGACGCTCTGCGTGAGTTAATGGACTAA
- a CDS encoding Uma2 family endonuclease codes for MTTETIVTDLDLTEIINGEEIMGPSPFRYHQKVSSNLNYIIHHYVKTRDLGQVYYSPLDIIFDEGVNRLQPDILFIKKENLSIAQDWIRGVPDMVCEIISAGSYEMDTAVKKAIYEKYKVPEYWIVMPEPQTIEVLTIIGDKYKLHSFAAIEGFVTSEVIEGLQVSITEVFE; via the coding sequence ATGACTACGGAAACCATAGTAACGGATTTAGACTTAACGGAAATCATTAACGGAGAAGAGATTATGGGACCTAGTCCATTTAGATATCATCAGAAGGTTAGCAGCAACCTAAATTACATTATTCACCATTATGTTAAAACAAGAGACTTAGGTCAGGTTTACTATTCGCCTTTAGACATAATCTTTGATGAAGGTGTTAACAGACTTCAACCCGATATACTGTTTATAAAGAAAGAAAACCTGAGTATTGCCCAGGACTGGATAAGAGGCGTACCGGATATGGTTTGTGAGATAATATCAGCAGGCAGTTATGAGATGGATACAGCAGTAAAAAAGGCTATCTATGAAAAATACAAGGTGCCGGAGTACTGGATAGTTATGCCGGAGCCGCAGACGATTGAGGTATTAACAATCATTGGTGATAAGTATAAATTACACTCCTTTGCGGCAATTGAAGGTTTTGTTACATCTGAAGTCATTGAGGGCCTTCAAGTTAGCATTACTGAGGTGTTTGAGTAA
- a CDS encoding DegT/DnrJ/EryC1/StrS family aminotransferase produces MAGEPASFEKPLYISSPLLPSIDDYVEKLKEIWQSRWLTNNGAQHNKLESMLMKQLKVPNLSLFNNGTIALIIACRALRLSGEVITTPFTFPATPHVLVWNGIVPVFCDIDEQTLNIDTKKIEMLITPKTSAILGVHVFGRPCDVYGIEKIAKFYGLKVIYDAAHVFNVEIDGKGIGTFGDISMFSFHATKMFHTAEGGCLTFNDPDLKKRIDFLKNFGIKNEEEVIMPGINGKMNELQAALGISVIEILEQEIQKRKTLFGVYKEHINIIDGITICSGVSETMPQVLPNYQYMVVRVNKQIFGKNRNELHSALKKYNVITRKYFYPLCSEYACYRQHYSSSKVHLPAANTIADEVLCLPLYGALSVSDAEKICDIIKYIKEH; encoded by the coding sequence GTGGCTGGTGAGCCCGCATCTTTTGAAAAACCCTTGTACATATCATCTCCGTTACTTCCCTCCATTGATGACTATGTAGAAAAACTTAAGGAAATATGGCAATCGAGGTGGCTTACAAATAACGGAGCTCAGCATAATAAGCTGGAGTCAATGTTAATGAAACAATTGAAAGTTCCCAACCTGTCCTTATTTAATAACGGCACGATAGCCCTTATTATTGCCTGCAGGGCCCTTCGTTTAAGCGGAGAGGTAATAACAACCCCTTTTACTTTCCCCGCCACCCCCCATGTGCTGGTTTGGAACGGCATTGTGCCTGTTTTCTGCGATATTGACGAGCAGACTCTTAACATAGATACTAAAAAAATTGAGATGTTGATAACACCAAAAACCAGCGCTATTTTGGGCGTACATGTATTTGGCAGGCCTTGTGATGTTTACGGTATAGAGAAAATCGCTAAATTCTACGGCCTGAAGGTCATATACGATGCCGCACATGTGTTTAACGTGGAAATTGACGGCAAGGGGATAGGAACATTTGGAGATATTTCAATGTTTAGTTTCCATGCTACAAAAATGTTTCATACAGCCGAGGGCGGTTGTTTAACATTTAATGACCCGGATTTAAAGAAAAGAATCGATTTTCTGAAAAATTTCGGAATTAAGAACGAAGAAGAAGTTATTATGCCCGGGATAAACGGCAAAATGAATGAGCTTCAGGCCGCTCTGGGTATTTCAGTTATTGAAATATTAGAGCAGGAAATACAAAAAAGAAAAACCCTCTTTGGTGTTTACAAAGAACATATTAACATCATTGACGGAATAACCATCTGTAGCGGCGTCTCTGAAACAATGCCGCAGGTTTTACCCAATTATCAATACATGGTTGTAAGGGTAAATAAGCAGATATTTGGAAAAAACAGAAATGAGCTTCACAGTGCTCTTAAAAAATATAATGTAATCACGAGAAAGTATTTTTACCCTCTGTGCAGTGAGTATGCCTGTTACAGGCAGCATTATTCATCGTCAAAAGTCCATTTGCCGGCAGCTAATACTATTGCTGATGAAGTGCTTTGTCTTCCCCTTTACGGTGCTCTGAGTGTTTCAGATGCAGAGAAAATATGCGATATAATAAAATATATAAAGGAACACTGA